The Salmonella enterica subsp. houtenae serovar Houten genome has a segment encoding these proteins:
- the mukB gene encoding cell division protein → MIERGKFRSLTLINWNGFFARTFDLDELVTTLSGGNGAGKSTTMAAFVTALIPDLTLLHFRNTTEAGATSGSRDKGLHGKLKAGVCYSMLDTINSRHQRVVVGVRLQQVAGRDRKVDIKPFAIQGLPMSVQPTQLVTETLNERQARVLSLAELKDKLDEMEGVQFKQFNSITDYHSLMFDLGIIARRLRSASDRSKFYRLIEASLYGGISSAITRSLRDYLLPENSGVRKAFQDMEAALRENRLTLEAIRVTQSDRDLFKHLISEATDYVAADYMRHANERRVHLDQALAFRRELYTSRKQLAAEQYKHVDMARELGEHNGAEGSLEADYQAASDHLNLVQTALRQQEKIERYEADLEELQIRLEEQNEVVAEAAEMQDENEARAEAAELEVDELKSQLADYQQALDVQQTRAIQYNQAISALARAKELCHLPDLTPESAAEWLDTFQAKEQEATEKLLSLEQKMSVAQTAHSQFEQAYQLVAAINGPLARSEAWEVARELLRDGVNQRHLAEQVQPLRMRLSELEQRLREQQEAERLLAEFCKRQGKNFDIDELEALHQELEARIASLSDSVSSASEQRMTLRQEQEQLQSRIQHLMQRAPVWLAAQNSLTQLSEQCGEEFTSSQEVTEYLQQLLEREREAIVERDEVGARKNAVDEEIERLSQPGGAEDQRLNALAERFGGVLLSEIYDDVSLEDAPYFSALYGPSRHAIVVPDLSQIAEQLEGLTDCPEDLYLIEGDPQSFDDSVFSVDELEKAVVVKIADRQWRYSRFPTLPIFGRAARENRIESLHAEREVLSERFATLSFDVQKTQRLHQAFSRFIGSHLSVAFEDDPEAEIRRLNGRRVELERALATHENDNQQQRIQFEQAKEGVSALNRLLPRLNLLADETLADRVDEIQERLDEAQEAARFVQQYGNQLAKLEPVVSVLQSDPEQFEQLKEDYAWSQQMQRDARQQAFALAEVVERRAHFSYSDSAEMLSGNSDLNEKLRQRLEQAEAERTRAREALRSHAAQLSQYSQVLASLKSSYDTKKELLNDLQRELQDIGVRADSGAEERARQRRDELHAQLSNNRSRRNQLEKALTFCEAEMDNLTRKLRKLERDYHEMREQVVTAKAGWCAVMRMVKDNGVERRLHRRELAYLSADELRSMSDKALGALRLAVADNEHLRDVLRLSEDPKRPERKIQFFVAVYQHLRERIRQDIIRTDDPVEAIEQMEIELSRLTEELTSREQKLAISSRSVANIIRKTIQREQNRIRMLNQGLQSVSFGQVNSVRLNVNVRETHATLLDVLSEQQEQHQDLFNSNRLTFSEALAKLYQRLNPQIDMGQRTPQTIGEELLDYRNYLEMEVEVNRGSDGWLRAESGALSTGEAIGTGMSILVMVVQSWEDEARRLRGKDISPCRLLFLDEAARLDARSIATLFELCERLQMQLIIAAPENISPEKGTTYKLVRKVFQNTEHVHVVGLRGFAPQLPETLPGTQTEDTPSEAS, encoded by the coding sequence ATGATTGAACGCGGTAAATTTCGCTCGCTAACGCTGATTAACTGGAACGGTTTTTTTGCCCGCACCTTTGACCTTGATGAACTGGTCACGACGTTATCCGGGGGCAACGGCGCCGGGAAATCCACGACAATGGCGGCGTTCGTCACGGCGCTGATCCCGGATCTCACATTACTGCATTTTCGTAACACCACGGAAGCTGGCGCCACCAGCGGTTCGCGCGATAAAGGTCTGCACGGTAAGCTGAAGGCGGGCGTCTGTTACTCCATGCTCGACACCATTAATTCCCGCCATCAGCGGGTGGTGGTGGGCGTGCGTCTGCAGCAGGTCGCCGGGCGCGATCGCAAAGTGGACATCAAACCGTTCGCTATTCAGGGGCTGCCGATGTCGGTACAGCCGACACAACTGGTAACGGAGACATTAAACGAACGTCAGGCGCGCGTACTGTCGCTTGCTGAGCTGAAAGACAAGCTTGACGAGATGGAAGGTGTGCAGTTTAAGCAGTTTAACTCCATCACCGATTATCATTCGCTGATGTTTGACTTGGGAATTATCGCCCGTCGTCTGCGTTCAGCGTCGGATCGCAGTAAATTCTATCGTTTGATAGAAGCCTCGCTGTACGGTGGGATCTCCAGTGCCATTACCCGGTCGCTACGCGACTATTTATTGCCGGAAAACAGCGGCGTGCGCAAGGCGTTCCAGGATATGGAAGCGGCGTTGCGCGAAAATCGGCTCACGCTGGAAGCGATCCGCGTTACCCAATCCGATCGCGATCTGTTTAAGCATTTGATCAGCGAAGCTACCGATTATGTGGCTGCGGATTATATGCGCCACGCCAATGAACGTCGGGTTCACCTTGATCAAGCGTTGGCGTTTCGACGCGAACTGTACACATCGCGCAAGCAACTGGCGGCGGAGCAGTATAAGCACGTCGATATGGCCCGCGAGTTGGGCGAACATAACGGCGCTGAAGGTTCTCTTGAAGCGGATTACCAGGCGGCGAGCGATCACCTGAATCTGGTGCAAACCGCGCTGCGTCAGCAGGAAAAAATTGAACGTTACGAAGCGGATCTTGAAGAGCTGCAGATTCGACTCGAAGAGCAAAACGAAGTGGTGGCGGAAGCCGCCGAAATGCAGGACGAAAATGAAGCGCGTGCCGAAGCCGCCGAGCTGGAAGTCGATGAACTCAAAAGCCAGCTTGCGGATTACCAGCAGGCGCTGGATGTACAGCAAACGCGCGCGATTCAGTATAACCAGGCGATATCAGCGCTCGCCCGCGCCAAAGAACTTTGCCATCTGCCGGATCTAACGCCGGAAAGCGCCGCCGAATGGCTGGATACTTTCCAGGCAAAAGAGCAGGAAGCGACGGAAAAACTGCTGTCGCTGGAACAAAAAATGAGCGTGGCGCAAACCGCGCACAGCCAGTTTGAGCAGGCTTACCAACTGGTGGCGGCGATCAACGGCCCGCTGGCGCGTAGCGAAGCCTGGGAGGTGGCGCGCGAGCTGCTGCGGGACGGCGTGAACCAGCGTCACCTGGCGGAACAGGTACAGCCGTTGCGGATGCGTCTGAGCGAACTGGAACAGCGACTACGCGAGCAGCAAGAGGCGGAGCGTTTGCTGGCGGAGTTCTGTAAACGCCAGGGCAAAAATTTTGATATTGACGAACTGGAAGCGTTGCATCAGGAGCTTGAAGCTCGCATCGCGTCCTTGTCTGATAGCGTGTCGTCTGCCAGCGAACAGCGTATGACCTTGCGTCAGGAGCAGGAGCAGCTTCAGTCGCGTATTCAACATCTAATGCAGCGTGCGCCCGTCTGGCTGGCGGCGCAAAACAGCCTTACCCAGCTTAGTGAACAGTGCGGCGAAGAGTTTACGTCCAGCCAGGAAGTGACCGAATACCTGCAACAGCTACTGGAGCGTGAGCGCGAAGCCATTGTCGAACGCGACGAAGTGGGCGCGCGTAAAAATGCGGTTGATGAAGAGATCGAACGTTTAAGCCAGCCGGGCGGCGCGGAAGATCAGCGTTTGAATGCGTTGGCGGAGCGTTTTGGCGGGGTACTGCTGTCAGAAATCTACGATGATGTCAGTCTTGAAGATGCGCCGTACTTTTCCGCTCTGTATGGCCCGTCGCGCCATGCGATCGTCGTGCCGGATTTATCGCAAATAGCCGAACAGCTTGAAGGTCTGACCGATTGTCCGGAAGATCTGTACCTGATCGAAGGCGATCCGCAATCTTTTGATGACAGCGTATTCAGCGTAGACGAGCTGGAAAAGGCGGTGGTAGTGAAAATTGCCGACCGCCAGTGGCGTTATTCGCGTTTCCCGACGCTGCCTATTTTTGGCCGTGCGGCGCGCGAGAACCGTATTGAAAGCCTCCATGCGGAACGGGAAGTGCTTTCCGAGCGCTTTGCCACGCTCTCGTTTGACGTTCAGAAAACCCAGCGTTTGCACCAGGCGTTCAGCCGTTTTATCGGCAGTCACCTTTCCGTCGCCTTTGAGGACGATCCGGAAGCGGAAATTCGCCGACTGAACGGGCGTCGCGTCGAGCTGGAGCGCGCGCTGGCGACGCATGAAAATGATAACCAGCAGCAGCGCATTCAGTTTGAGCAGGCGAAAGAGGGCGTATCCGCGCTTAACCGCTTGCTGCCGCGGCTGAATTTATTGGCCGATGAAACGCTGGCCGATCGGGTCGATGAAATTCAGGAGCGGCTGGATGAGGCGCAGGAAGCGGCGCGATTTGTACAGCAATATGGCAACCAGTTAGCCAAACTGGAGCCAGTGGTTTCCGTTTTGCAAAGCGATCCGGAACAGTTTGAGCAATTAAAAGAAGACTATGCATGGTCGCAACAAATGCAGCGCGACGCGCGCCAGCAGGCTTTTGCGCTGGCTGAAGTCGTCGAACGTCGGGCGCATTTCAGCTATTCCGACTCGGCGGAAATGCTGAGCGGCAACAGCGATCTCAACGAGAAGCTGCGCCAGCGGCTGGAGCAGGCGGAAGCCGAGCGTACCCGCGCCCGCGAAGCGCTGCGCAGCCATGCCGCGCAGCTAAGTCAGTACAGCCAGGTTCTGGCCTCGCTAAAAAGCTCTTACGACACGAAAAAAGAGCTGCTTAACGATTTGCAGCGCGAATTACAGGATATTGGCGTTCGCGCCGACAGCGGGGCGGAAGAACGCGCCCGCCAGCGTCGGGATGAACTGCACGCCCAGTTGAGCAATAACCGTTCGCGTCGCAATCAGCTTGAGAAAGCGCTCACCTTCTGCGAAGCGGAGATGGATAACCTGACCCGTAAGCTGCGCAAGCTGGAGCGTGATTATCATGAAATGCGTGAGCAGGTTGTGACCGCGAAAGCCGGCTGGTGCGCAGTCATGCGGATGGTTAAAGACAATGGCGTGGAACGCCGTCTGCACCGTCGTGAGCTGGCTTATCTGTCGGCGGATGAACTGCGCTCCATGTCAGATAAGGCGTTGGGCGCGCTGCGCCTGGCGGTCGCGGATAACGAACATCTGCGCGACGTGTTGCGTCTGTCGGAAGATCCGAAACGCCCGGAACGTAAAATCCAGTTCTTTGTAGCCGTTTACCAGCATCTGCGCGAACGTATTCGTCAGGATATTATTCGTACCGACGATCCGGTTGAAGCCATTGAACAGATGGAGATTGAACTGAGCCGTCTGACGGAAGAGCTGACATCGCGTGAGCAAAAGCTGGCGATCAGTTCCCGCAGCGTGGCAAACATCATCCGCAAGACTATCCAGCGTGAGCAGAATCGTATCCGAATGCTGAACCAGGGGTTGCAAAGCGTCTCGTTTGGGCAGGTGAATAGCGTGCGGTTAAACGTCAACGTGCGTGAAACGCATGCCACCCTGCTGGACGTGCTTTCAGAACAGCAGGAGCAGCACCAGGATCTGTTTAACAGCAATCGTCTGACCTTCTCCGAAGCGCTGGCGAAACTGTACCAGCGCCTGAATCCGCAGATCGATATGGGTCAACGCACGCCGCAGACCATCGGCGAGGAGTTGCTGGACTATCGTAACTATCTGGAAATGGAAGTTGAAGTTAACCGCGGGTCTGACGGCTGGCTACGTGCGGAATCCGGCGCGCTATCAACGGGTGAAGCTATCGGGACCGGGATGTCAATTCTGGTGATGGTGGTGCAAAGCTGGGAAGACGAAGCGCGCAGATTGCGCGGGAAAGATATTTCGCCATGTCGCCTGCTGTTCCTCGATGAAGCGGCGCGTCTGGATGCGCGTTCTATCGCCACTCTGTTTGAACTATGCGAACGTTTGCAGATGCAGCTCATCATCGCAGCGCCGGAAAACATCAGTCCGGAGAAGGGCACGACGTATAAACTGGTGCGTAAAGTGTTTCAGAATACTGAGCATGTTCATGTTGTCGGGCTGCGTGGCTTTGCGCCGCAGCTTCCGGAAACGCTTCCCGGTACGCAGACGGAAGATACGCCTTCAGAGGCGAGTTAA
- the mukE gene encoding condesin subunit E, whose translation MSLTNIEQVMPVKLAQALANPLFPALDSALRSGRHIGLDELDNHAFLMDFQEYLEEFYARYNVELIRAPEGFFYLRPRSTTLIPRSVLSELDMMVGKILCYLYLSPERLANEGIFTQQELYDELLTLADEAKLLKLVNNRSTGSDVDRQKLQEKVRSSLNRLRRLGMVWFMGHDSSKFRITESVFRFGADVRAGDDPREAQRRLIRDGEAMPIENHLQLNDETEENQPDSGEEE comes from the coding sequence ATGTCATTGACAAATATTGAACAAGTGATGCCGGTTAAGCTGGCGCAGGCGCTGGCGAATCCGTTATTTCCGGCGCTGGATAGCGCATTACGTTCGGGCCGCCACATCGGGCTGGACGAACTGGATAATCATGCCTTTCTGATGGATTTTCAGGAATACCTGGAAGAGTTTTACGCGCGTTATAACGTGGAGCTGATTCGCGCGCCGGAGGGGTTCTTCTACCTGCGTCCGCGTTCCACCACGCTTATTCCGCGCTCGGTGTTATCCGAACTGGATATGATGGTCGGTAAAATTCTCTGCTACCTCTATCTTAGCCCGGAGCGTCTGGCAAACGAAGGGATATTTACTCAGCAGGAGCTGTACGACGAGTTGCTCACCCTGGCGGATGAAGCCAAACTGCTAAAGCTGGTGAATAACCGTTCAACGGGATCAGACGTCGATCGCCAGAAACTGCAGGAAAAGGTGCGTTCTTCTTTGAACCGCCTGCGTCGTTTGGGCATGGTGTGGTTTATGGGCCACGACAGCAGCAAATTCCGCATTACAGAATCGGTCTTCCGTTTTGGCGCGGATGTACGCGCCGGCGACGATCCTCGCGAGGCGCAGCGTCGTCTCATCCGCGACGGGGAAGCGATGCCGATCGAAAACCATCTGCAACTTAATGATGAGACCGAAGAGAATCAGCCGGACAGTGGAGAGGAAGAATAA
- the mukF gene encoding killing factor KicB — MSEFSQTVPELVAWARKNDFSISLPVDRLSFLLAVATLNGERLDGEMSEGELVDAFRHVSDAFEQTSETIGVRANNAINDMVRQRLLNRFTSEQAEGNAIYRLTPLGIGITDYYIRQREFSTLRLSMQLSIVAGELKRAADAAQEGGDEFHWHRNVYAPLKYSVAEIFDSIDLTQRIMDEQQQQVKDDIAQLLNKDWRAAISSCELLLSETSGTLRELQDTLEAAGDKLQANLLRIQDATMSHDDLHFVDRLVFDLQSKLDRIISWGQQSIDLWIGYDRHVHKFIRTAIDMDKNRVFAQRLRQSVQTYFDDPWALTYANADRLLDMRDEEMALRDDEVTGELPPDLEYEEFNEIREQLAAIIEEQLAIYKTRQTPLDLGLVVREYLAQYPRARHFDVARIVIDQAVRLGVAQADFTGLPAKWQPINDYGAKVQAHVIDKY, encoded by the coding sequence ATGAGTGAATTTTCCCAGACAGTTCCCGAACTGGTTGCCTGGGCCAGAAAAAACGACTTTTCCATCTCGCTGCCGGTAGACAGACTTTCCTTTCTGCTGGCGGTCGCCACGCTGAACGGCGAACGCCTTGACGGCGAGATGAGTGAAGGCGAACTGGTGGATGCATTCCGCCATGTGAGTGATGCGTTTGAGCAAACCAGCGAAACCATCGGCGTGCGCGCTAATAACGCGATTAACGATATGGTGCGTCAACGTCTGCTGAACCGCTTTACCAGCGAGCAGGCGGAAGGCAATGCGATTTACCGATTAACGCCGCTGGGAATTGGCATCACCGATTATTATATTCGCCAGCGTGAGTTCTCTACGTTACGTCTCTCCATGCAGCTATCGATTGTGGCTGGCGAATTGAAACGCGCGGCAGACGCGGCACAAGAGGGCGGCGATGAGTTCCACTGGCACCGTAATGTCTACGCGCCGCTGAAATATTCGGTGGCGGAAATTTTCGACAGTATCGATCTGACCCAGCGCATCATGGATGAGCAGCAGCAGCAGGTAAAAGATGATATCGCACAACTGCTGAATAAAGACTGGCGCGCGGCGATTTCGAGTTGTGAACTGCTGCTTTCCGAAACGTCCGGTACGCTGCGCGAATTGCAGGATACGCTGGAGGCGGCGGGCGATAAGCTGCAGGCTAACCTGCTGCGCATTCAGGATGCCACGATGTCCCACGACGATCTGCATTTTGTCGACAGGCTGGTCTTTGATCTGCAAAGCAAACTTGACCGCATTATCAGTTGGGGACAACAGTCTATCGATTTATGGATCGGCTACGATCGTCACGTGCATAAATTTATCCGCACCGCGATCGATATGGATAAAAATCGTGTCTTCGCCCAACGGTTGCGTCAGTCTGTGCAAACCTATTTCGACGATCCGTGGGCGCTAACCTATGCGAATGCCGATCGTTTGCTGGATATGCGCGATGAAGAGATGGCGTTGCGTGACGATGAAGTCACCGGGGAGTTGCCGCCGGATCTGGAATATGAAGAGTTTAACGAGATCCGCGAGCAACTGGCGGCCATCATTGAAGAACAGTTGGCTATCTACAAAACCAGACAAACGCCACTGGATCTTGGGCTGGTGGTGCGCGAGTATCTGGCGCAATACCCGCGCGCGCGTCATTTCGACGTGGCGCGTATTGTTATCGATCAAGCGGTACGTCTTGGCGTAGCGCAAGCAGATTTCACCGGACTGCCAGCTAAATGGCAGCCGATTAATGATTACGGAGCCAAGGTACAGGCGCATGTCATTGACAAATATTGA
- the smtA gene encoding SmtA protein: MQDRNFDDIAEKFSRNIYGTTKGQLRQAILWQDLDRVLEGFNGRKLRVLDAGGGEGQTAIKMAERGHQVTLCDLSGEMIARAQQAAEAKGVSKDMHFIQCPAQDVASHLESQVDLILFHAVLEWVADPVGVLEMLWSVLRPGGALSLMFYNANGLLMHNMVAGNFDYVQAGMPKRKKRTLSPDYPRDPAQVYQWLEAIGWQITGKTGVRVFHDYLREKRQQRDSYETLVELETRYCRQEPYISLGRYIHVTAIKSPALAADARIIYE; the protein is encoded by the coding sequence ATGCAGGATCGCAATTTTGATGACATTGCAGAAAAGTTTTCCCGTAACATTTACGGAACGACCAAAGGGCAACTGCGGCAAGCTATTCTGTGGCAAGACCTGGATCGCGTGCTGGAAGGCTTCAACGGGCGAAAACTGCGGGTGCTCGATGCCGGCGGCGGAGAAGGGCAAACGGCGATTAAGATGGCGGAGCGCGGCCATCAGGTGACATTATGCGATCTGTCTGGTGAAATGATCGCCCGCGCGCAGCAGGCGGCCGAGGCAAAAGGTGTGAGCAAAGACATGCATTTTATACAATGCCCGGCTCAGGATGTCGCTTCGCATTTGGAAAGCCAGGTTGATCTGATATTGTTTCATGCTGTGCTGGAGTGGGTGGCCGATCCTGTCGGCGTATTAGAAATGCTCTGGTCAGTATTGCGTCCTGGCGGCGCACTGTCGTTGATGTTCTATAACGCTAACGGTTTGCTGATGCACAATATGGTGGCGGGTAATTTTGACTACGTACAGGCGGGGATGCCTAAACGTAAGAAGCGTACGTTGTCGCCTGACTACCCGCGCGATCCCGCGCAGGTGTACCAGTGGCTGGAGGCGATTGGTTGGCAGATTACCGGTAAAACCGGCGTCCGTGTGTTTCATGATTATCTGCGTGAAAAGCGCCAACAGCGTGACAGTTATGAGACATTGGTCGAACTGGAAACGCGTTATTGTCGCCAGGAGCCGTATATTAGTCTTGGGCGTTATATTCATGTCACCGCGATTAAAAGCCCGGCGCTAGCCGCAGATGCAAGGATAATCTATGAGTGA
- a CDS encoding Membrane Protein Functionally coupled to the MukBEF Chromosome Partitioning Mechanism encodes MLFTLKKVIGGMLLPLPLMLLMIGVGLALVWFSRFQKTGKVVISMGWLALLLLSLQPVADRLLRPIEDNYPTWQGSQKVAYIVVLGGGYTWNPQWAPSSNLINNSLPRLAEGIRLWRANPGAKLIFTGGVAKTNTVSTAEVGARVAQSLGVPRSDIITLDKPKDTEEEAAAVKQAIGDAPFLLVTSASHLPRAMIFFQHAGLHPLPAPANQLAIDSPLNPWERAIPSPVWLMHSDRAGYETLGQIWQWLKGASGKPGE; translated from the coding sequence ATGCTTTTTACGCTAAAGAAAGTGATTGGCGGTATGTTGCTGCCGCTCCCGCTGATGTTGCTGATGATTGGCGTCGGCCTGGCGCTGGTCTGGTTTAGCCGCTTTCAGAAGACCGGAAAGGTAGTTATCAGCATGGGTTGGCTGGCGTTATTACTGTTAAGTTTGCAACCCGTCGCCGACCGTCTGCTACGTCCGATAGAAGACAATTATCCCACCTGGCAGGGCTCGCAAAAGGTGGCGTATATTGTGGTTCTCGGCGGCGGTTATACCTGGAACCCGCAGTGGGCGCCGAGCTCTAATTTAATTAACAACAGCTTGCCGCGACTGGCGGAAGGCATTCGGCTGTGGCGAGCGAATCCGGGAGCAAAGCTGATTTTTACCGGCGGCGTAGCAAAAACCAATACAGTAAGCACAGCGGAAGTCGGCGCACGGGTGGCGCAGTCGCTGGGCGTACCGCGTAGCGATATTATTACGCTGGATAAGCCAAAAGATACGGAAGAAGAAGCCGCCGCCGTTAAACAGGCTATCGGCGACGCCCCCTTCCTGCTGGTGACATCCGCCTCGCATTTGCCGCGCGCGATGATTTTCTTTCAACATGCCGGGCTTCATCCGCTTCCCGCGCCGGCCAATCAGTTGGCGATCGATTCGCCTTTAAATCCCTGGGAACGGGCAATTCCATCTCCAGTCTGGCTGATGCACAGCGATCGCGCCGGGTATGAAACATTAGGCCAAATCTGGCAATGGCTGAAAGGCGCATCAGGCAAGCCAGGGGAGTAA
- the SBOV08931 gene encoding Phosphotransferase enzyme family: protein MEQLRAELSHLLGEKLSRIECVNEKTDSALWSLYDSQGNPMPLMARSFTTPGVAQQLAWKTSMLARSGTVRMPVIYGVLTHEEHPGPDVLLLERLRGVPAEAPARTPERWEQLKDQIVEGLLAWHRQDSRGCVGAVDHTQENVWPSWYRQRVEVLWTTLNQFSNTGLTMQDKRILFRTRECLPSLFEGFNDNCVLVHGNFCLRSMLKDARSDQLLAMVGPGLMLWAPREFELFRLMDNPLAEGLLWHYLQRAPVAESFIWRRWLYVLWDEVSQLVNTGRFNRTNFDLAAKSLLPWLA, encoded by the coding sequence ATGGAACAGTTGCGGGCCGAGCTCAGCCATTTGTTGGGTGAAAAACTTAGTCGTATAGAGTGCGTGAATGAGAAAACGGATTCCGCATTGTGGTCATTATATGACAGCCAGGGAAATCCGATGCCGTTGATGGCGCGAAGCTTTACAACTCCCGGCGTTGCGCAGCAACTGGCATGGAAAACCTCAATGCTGGCGCGTAGCGGTACGGTGAGGATGCCGGTAATCTATGGCGTATTGACGCATGAAGAGCATCCTGGTCCGGATGTGCTGCTGTTGGAGCGACTGCGCGGCGTGCCGGCGGAGGCGCCGGCACGCACACCGGAACGCTGGGAACAGCTAAAAGATCAGATTGTCGAAGGATTATTAGCCTGGCATCGACAGGACAGCCGCGGTTGCGTTGGCGCCGTAGACCATACTCAGGAGAATGTCTGGCCTTCCTGGTATCGTCAGCGGGTGGAGGTGCTGTGGACGACGCTAAATCAGTTCAGCAATACCGGCCTGACGATGCAGGACAAACGCATTCTGTTTCGTACCAGAGAATGTCTCCCTTCGTTATTTGAAGGGTTTAACGATAACTGCGTGCTGGTGCATGGCAACTTCTGTCTGCGCAGTATGCTTAAAGACGCCCGTAGCGATCAGCTTCTGGCGATGGTCGGCCCAGGGCTGATGCTGTGGGCGCCAAGAGAGTTCGAACTGTTTCGCCTGATGGATAATCCCCTGGCGGAGGGATTGCTCTGGCATTATCTGCAACGCGCGCCAGTGGCGGAGTCATTTATCTGGCGGCGTTGGCTCTATGTGCTGTGGGACGAGGTTTCGCAGTTGGTGAATACCGGGCGTTTTAACCGTACCAATTTTGATCTGGCGGCGAAGTCATTACTCCCCTGGCTTGCCTGA
- the kdsB gene encoding 3-deoxy-manno-octulosonate cytidylyltransferase — protein sequence MNFVVIIPARFSSTRLPGKPLLDINGKPMIVHVLERARESGAERIIVATDHEDVASAVEAAGGEVCMTRADHQSGTERLAEVVEKCGFSDDTIIVNVQGDEPMIPAVIIRQVAENLAQRQVGMATLAAPIHSAEEAFNPNAVKVVLDAEGYALYFSRATIPWDRDRFAKSLETVGDTCLRHLGIYGYRAGFIRRYVSWQPSPLEHIEMLEQLRVLWYGEKIHVAVAKAVPGTGVDTADDLERVRAEMR from the coding sequence ATGAATTTCGTCGTTATCATTCCGGCCCGTTTTTCATCTACCCGACTACCAGGCAAACCATTGCTGGATATTAATGGTAAGCCCATGATTGTTCATGTCCTGGAGCGGGCGCGCGAATCTGGCGCGGAACGCATTATTGTCGCGACCGATCATGAAGACGTGGCCAGTGCGGTAGAAGCGGCTGGCGGCGAAGTGTGCATGACGCGCGCCGATCACCAGTCCGGCACCGAACGACTGGCGGAAGTGGTAGAGAAGTGCGGATTTAGCGACGATACCATTATTGTGAATGTCCAGGGCGATGAGCCGATGATTCCGGCGGTTATTATTCGCCAGGTCGCGGAAAATCTGGCGCAGCGCCAGGTCGGAATGGCGACGCTGGCGGCACCGATTCACAGCGCCGAGGAGGCGTTTAACCCAAATGCGGTGAAAGTCGTGCTGGATGCCGAAGGCTATGCGCTCTACTTCTCCCGGGCGACGATTCCCTGGGATCGCGACCGTTTTGCAAAAAGCCTGGAAACGGTAGGGGATACTTGCCTGCGCCACCTGGGGATTTACGGCTATCGCGCGGGTTTTATTCGCCGTTACGTGAGCTGGCAACCCAGCCCGCTTGAACATATTGAAATGCTGGAGCAACTCCGTGTGCTGTGGTACGGCGAAAAAATTCATGTCGCCGTCGCTAAAGCGGTGCCTGGTACGGGCGTAGACACCGCCGACGACCTGGAACGTGTTCGTGCTGAAATGCGTTAA
- the ycaR gene encoding Protein YcaR in KDO2-Lipid Abiosynthesis cluster, translated as MDHRLLEIIACPVCNGKLWYNQEKQELICKLDNLAFPLIDGIPVLLENEARPLTSDERKS; from the coding sequence ATGGATCATCGTCTGCTTGAAATCATCGCCTGCCCGGTATGTAACGGCAAACTCTGGTACAACCAGGAAAAGCAAGAATTAATTTGCAAACTGGATAATCTTGCTTTCCCGTTAATTGACGGTATTCCTGTATTGCTGGAAAATGAAGCTCGTCCCCTGACATCTGATGAGCGTAAATCATGA
- the SBOV08901_1 gene encoding Uncharacterized protein conserved in bacteria, translating into MVVERRNFQRVYDLTHRVMPHWDDERDGLLQPQAESLMLDNSARSLGIFREQWLADYYRLKRPDLKGWRESRAEQQQIIPVEVETLGRLWLHADLLSQLEPALNNALKATHSAVLSPFDPVVWDRKRAAQLFAFNYRLECYTPAAKRQYGYFVLPLLCQGRLVGRMDAKMHRKTGVLEVISLYLEDDIRPGVSLQKGIWQAISAFAAWQRASRVTLRQCPPGLFSAMRRGWEIDPVP; encoded by the coding sequence ATGGTTGTTGAGCGGCGTAATTTTCAACGCGTATATGATTTAACACACCGTGTGATGCCGCACTGGGATGATGAGCGCGATGGACTGTTACAGCCGCAGGCGGAAAGCCTGATGCTGGATAATAGCGCGCGCAGTCTGGGGATTTTCCGTGAACAGTGGCTGGCGGATTACTACCGCCTGAAACGTCCTGACCTGAAGGGATGGCGGGAGAGTCGGGCGGAACAGCAGCAGATTATTCCAGTCGAGGTGGAAACGTTGGGGCGTCTGTGGCTTCATGCCGACCTTCTTTCGCAGCTTGAACCGGCGCTGAATAACGCCTTAAAAGCGACCCATAGCGCAGTGCTGTCGCCTTTCGACCCCGTGGTATGGGATCGCAAGCGGGCAGCGCAGCTCTTCGCATTCAACTACCGGCTGGAGTGTTACACGCCCGCGGCGAAGCGCCAGTACGGTTATTTTGTGCTGCCGCTACTATGCCAGGGCCGTTTAGTTGGGCGAATGGACGCTAAAATGCACCGTAAAACGGGGGTGCTTGAGGTTATCTCGCTGTATCTGGAGGACGATATCCGCCCTGGCGTTAGTCTGCAAAAAGGAATCTGGCAGGCCATTAGCGCGTTTGCTGCCTGGCAACGGGCATCGCGCGTGACGTTGCGACAATGTCCGCCAGGCCTGTTTAGTGCCATGCGTCGCGGCTGGGAAATAGACCCTGTACCATAA